In the Leptospira terpstrae serovar Hualin str. LT 11-33 = ATCC 700639 genome, TTGTTTTTCCAATTTGAATTTCATCCAAATTATGAAGTACCTTGGGGCGAAGTAACTTTTTACCATTTAAGTATACACCTGTCTTGGAAACACAATCAAACAATATATACTTCCCTTTCCTATTTTTTATCTTCGCGTGGAGACCCGCTACAGTAGGATCATCTAGAACCAAATGATTCGACTCCCAACTACCAATAGTCACTTCCTCAAACTGCAATTGGAATTGTTCTGAATTGTGATTTCCATCTCTTTGCATTAAAACTGCATAGGAATAGGAAGTTCCTGGAAGAGTTGCCTTTTCTGCAATGGCCAAAGCAATCTCGCGGTCTCTTGCAGCCCTTTCCATGGTTTCCCCATACATTCTGTCATACACTTGGAGTTCTTCTTTACGCTGCGAAAAATCGGGTTCTGAATTTTCAATCGAAATTAATTTTTGACTCGGTTCTTCATACCCACGTAAATAATACAAAGCTGCCAAACATAGGAAGATAAGAAACAAACTGACTGGAAAAAAGAATAAGGGATCAGATAATTTTAAATAGAGCGATCGAAAAAAAGAAAGTTCATATTGGAATTCAAAATGTATACCTTGGTCTACTGAGTTCAAACTTCCCGAAATAAAATTTGATTTCCACTTTGATAGTTTCCAAGGCGAAATATAAACTAATTCATAATCGGGAAGACCTAATGCACGCAAATAAGAAAACAAATCTGCATAACTATCGGATTTGGAAATATTATAATGACGTCCATTGGCATAACTAGCTAGTTTCGTTGCTTCCAAGGAACTAGGTGCCAGTACAATTAGTTGTAAGTTTTTATCTTTGATTCGTTTTGCCAGTTCCGGTATTTCAAAACGATCCTGCCATTCAGGAGCAAAACTTACAAAAACAAGAATATGATCTTCTGTTGATTGGTTTTTAGGAATGCCATCCAGGAAATTCTCCCAATTCCGAATGGGATATATTGGCACAGGTTCTTTTGGAAACGGAAACGAAATGTCGAGCGTTTGAGAACGGATTCTTTCATAAGAATGTTTGTTTTCATCCGACTGGATTTGTAATTTAGAATTCCCGCCTGTATTTTCTGAAATCTTAACCAATTGGTTCGCTAATTGTATGATCCACCGCCTGTCTTCCGCATTCGTATAACTGGGAATAGAAATATATAAGTGGACCGGATTTTTCGATTCGAAGGCTTCAAATCGCAAAGATTCAGTAAGTCTTGCATTCAAATCCAATTGTTCAGAAAGTACAAATCCTTTAGGTTCAATATTGTTGTTGGAATGAAATCGAATTTTGACTTCGGGATAGGAACGAGTGTCCACCGTGCGGAGTTTGAATCCTGGGTCAGCCGAAAGCGCCATAGGTATCAAAACAAGGCATAGGAAATTCCAATTACTGAAAAAGTAGCGAAGCTTCCTTAAGTTGTTTTCCATATTCTGTTTTTGGCTCCAGGTTGTGGTTTAGAACCGGAATGGTTTCTATCACTTCCCCTTGTTTCATTATCGTAACTTGAGAGGCTAGACTTTCGACGATCCGAAGCTCATGCGTAATAAAAACAACTGACATTCCCATTTTTGCAAGGTTTTGAACAGTTTCTAAGACAATTTTTTCGGAAAAGGCATCGAGGCCCGTAGTGGGTTCATCTAGGACTAAAATTTCTGGGTTTCGTAAAAATGCTAACGAAAGGAGGATTCTCTGTTTCTCACCGCCAGAGAGAGTCCTTGCGTATTCCGTCCAATGGTTTCTGGGAATGGACAAACGGTCCCAAATCAAAAACAAGGATTCATAAGATATTTTATCTAGCCCTGAAAGTTTAAAAAAATCATGGACTTGAGATTTGATGGTTCGGAAGGGATGGAAGGCTCCATTGGGATTTTGTGGCACCATAAATAACTTCGGGCCCAAACGTTTCGTAAGTACATCTTCTCCGAGGACTGTGAAAGTAGAGTATGATAAATGACAACCCTTTGGCACCATCCCAAACAAGGAAAAACCAAGAGTGGATTTTCCAGATCCAGATTCACCAATAATTCCGTGGACAACTCCTCGTTGCATTTCTAACGAGATTCCATTCCAAATTTTTTGCCCGCCATTAGTTACAATGGTTGCATTTTTAATTTGAACAACAGTTTGTTCAGTCGAGGCCAAACAAATCCTTCTCTATGATGCTACAAAGAATATGACCAATTAGGATATGGCATTCCTGAATCCTTGCGGTAACTTTAGAAGGAACGATGATTTCTACATCACCTTTCCCTTTTAATTTTCCACCATCTCCACCTAAAAAAAGAACTAC is a window encoding:
- a CDS encoding FHA domain-containing protein yields the protein MENNLRKLRYFFSNWNFLCLVLIPMALSADPGFKLRTVDTRSYPEVKIRFHSNNNIEPKGFVLSEQLDLNARLTESLRFEAFESKNPVHLYISIPSYTNAEDRRWIIQLANQLVKISENTGGNSKLQIQSDENKHSYERIRSQTLDISFPFPKEPVPIYPIRNWENFLDGIPKNQSTEDHILVFVSFAPEWQDRFEIPELAKRIKDKNLQLIVLAPSSLEATKLASYANGRHYNISKSDSYADLFSYLRALGLPDYELVYISPWKLSKWKSNFISGSLNSVDQGIHFEFQYELSFFRSLYLKLSDPLFFFPVSLFLIFLCLAALYYLRGYEEPSQKLISIENSEPDFSQRKEELQVYDRMYGETMERAARDREIALAIAEKATLPGTSYSYAVLMQRDGNHNSEQFQLQFEEVTIGSWESNHLVLDDPTVAGLHAKIKNRKGKYILFDCVSKTGVYLNGKKLLRPKVLHNLDEIQIGKTTLSFRGR
- a CDS encoding ATP-binding cassette domain-containing protein, translating into MASTEQTVVQIKNATIVTNGGQKIWNGISLEMQRGVVHGIIGESGSGKSTLGFSLFGMVPKGCHLSYSTFTVLGEDVLTKRLGPKLFMVPQNPNGAFHPFRTIKSQVHDFFKLSGLDKISYESLFLIWDRLSIPRNHWTEYARTLSGGEKQRILLSLAFLRNPEILVLDEPTTGLDAFSEKIVLETVQNLAKMGMSVVFITHELRIVESLASQVTIMKQGEVIETIPVLNHNLEPKTEYGKQLKEASLLFQ